Proteins encoded within one genomic window of Alosa alosa isolate M-15738 ecotype Scorff River chromosome 24, AALO_Geno_1.1, whole genome shotgun sequence:
- the LOC125289852 gene encoding uncharacterized protein C17orf114-like produces the protein MGVKVLQCFPFYRRCKERCKGRQCPPESVSSESEMKPRLSSTASWGSESESYSPGGAQVYFSHKARLSFRHQMDSNINAVDATY, from the exons ATGGGTGTGAAAGTGCTCCAGTGTTTCCCGTTTTACAGACGCTGCAAGGAGCGATGCAAGGGACGACAGTGCCCCCCAGAGTCAG TGTCCAGTGAGTCCGAGATGAAGCCTCGTCTGTCCTCCACGGCCTCGTGGGGCAGTGAGAGCGAGAGCTACAGCCCTGGAGGCGCCCAGGTCTACTTCTCCCACAAGGCCCGCCTCTCCTTCCGACACCAGATGGACAGCAACATTAACGCAGTGGACGCTACctactga
- the oxa1l gene encoding mitochondrial inner membrane protein OXA1L isoform X2, whose amino-acid sequence MAAVRGKVAQSCLTTCFLRQTSIGSIATFPLLATRGETSIQTSHLHTYRGSRSPLVKAILGQHRNGQLLLVSSLSVRHNSTQTPADPVQTVSIPTPPNTSADVPVAIPDTTAAAVVDPSPVIAQPITEQLAEVAPTVADVLQGAGAEVRLAELGLGSYTPVGLVQNLLEYMHMDLGLPWWGAIVLGTVIARCAVFPVIVKGQREAAKLNNVMPDMTKLTNRMNEAKQSGNKFDFAKAYSDLMLFQKKNDINPLRGFLVPLVQMPVFVSFFIALRKMSYLPVPSLTTGGTLWFTDLTMSDPYYILPIAVTGTMFAILELGAESGVDNPNLKAMKTVLRVMPFVILPLTINFPTAVFTYWMTSNLFSLGQVALLKIPAVRDKFRIPERIVHPPSAMPQQDGFIDSIKKGWKNAQVAQQLEEREKRIKGHLDIAAKGPLRQTFTHNPLQQTAPASTSSKSAAGSKPGKKRPWEETIG is encoded by the exons ATGGCAGCGGTCAGGGGAAAGGTGGCACAGAGTTGTCTGACAACATGTTTCTTAAGACAGACAAGCATCGGCAGCATTGCCACCTTTCCTCTCCTGGCGACACGGGGCGAG ACTTCGATACAGACGTCTCATCTACACACCTATAGAGGAAGCAGGAGTCCTCTGGTCAAAGCGATCCTTGGGCAACACCGGAATGGACAACTGCTATTGGTTAGCTCGCTGTCAGTCAGACACAACAGCACACAG ACTCCTGCTGACCCAGTGCAAACAGTATCTATCCCAACTCCACCAAAT ACATCAGCTGATGTTCCGGTCGCCATCCCAGACACCACAGCTGCAGCAGTTGTTGACCCATCCCCTGTCATCGCCCAGCCAATCACTGAGCAGCTGGCTGAGGTTGCCCCCACGGTCGCGGACGTTCTCCAGGGGGCGGGAGCTGAAGTCCGACTGGCAGAGCTCGGATTGGGCAGCTACACGCCGGTGGGACTGGTCCAGAACCTGCTGGAGTACATGCACATGGACCTGGGGCTGCCCTGGTGGGGGGCCATCGTTTTAG GCACGGTGATCGCTCGCTGTGCCGTGTTCCCGGTCATCGTCAAGGGCCAGAGAGAGGCTGCCAAGCTCAACAACGTGATGCCAGACATGACCAAACTCACCAACCGCATGAATGAGGCCAAGCAGAGTGGAAACAAGTTTGACT TTGCTAAGGCATACTCCGACCTGATGCTCTTCCAGAAGAAGAATGACATCAATCCCCTCAGGGGATTCCTGGTGCCTCTAGTACAG ATGCCCGTGTTTGTGTCCTTCTTCATCGCACTTCGGAAGATGTCCTACCTCCCAGTTCCCAGCCTGACAACCGGTGGGACATTGTGGTTTACCGACCTGACCATGTCTGATCCCTACTACATTCTCCCGATAGCCGTCACGGGCACCATGTTTGCCATCCTGGAG cTAGGGGCAGAGTCTGGTGTGGACAACCCCAACCTCAAAGCCATGAAGACCGTACTGAGAGTCATGCCATTTGTCATCCTGCCTCTCACAATTAACTTCCCCACG GCGGTGTTTACGTACTGGATGACGTCCAACCTGTTCTCGTTGGGCCAGGTGGCCCTGCTGAAGATTCCGGCGGTGCGGGACAAGTTTCGCATCCCCGAGAGGATCGTCCACCCGCCCTCTGCCATGCCCCAACAGGACGGCTTCATCGACAGCATTAagaaag GCTGGAAGAACGCTCAGGTTGCTCAGCaactggaggagagggagaagaggataAAGGGGCACCTGGACATCGCCGCTAAAG GACCACTAAGACAGACATTCACCCACAATCCTTTGCAGCAGACGGCGCCTGCATCAACCTCGTCGAAGTCGGCCGCCGGCAGCAAGCCTGGAAAGAAGCGGCCTTGGGAGGAAACGATAGGCTGA
- the oxa1l gene encoding mitochondrial inner membrane protein OXA1L isoform X1, with the protein MAAVRGKVAQSCLTTCFLRQTSIGSIATFPLLATRGETSIQTSHLHTYRGSRSPLVKAILGQHRNGQLLLVSSLSVRHNSTQTPADPVQTVSIPTPPNVQTSADVPVAIPDTTAAAVVDPSPVIAQPITEQLAEVAPTVADVLQGAGAEVRLAELGLGSYTPVGLVQNLLEYMHMDLGLPWWGAIVLGTVIARCAVFPVIVKGQREAAKLNNVMPDMTKLTNRMNEAKQSGNKFDFAKAYSDLMLFQKKNDINPLRGFLVPLVQMPVFVSFFIALRKMSYLPVPSLTTGGTLWFTDLTMSDPYYILPIAVTGTMFAILELGAESGVDNPNLKAMKTVLRVMPFVILPLTINFPTAVFTYWMTSNLFSLGQVALLKIPAVRDKFRIPERIVHPPSAMPQQDGFIDSIKKGWKNAQVAQQLEEREKRIKGHLDIAAKGPLRQTFTHNPLQQTAPASTSSKSAAGSKPGKKRPWEETIG; encoded by the exons ATGGCAGCGGTCAGGGGAAAGGTGGCACAGAGTTGTCTGACAACATGTTTCTTAAGACAGACAAGCATCGGCAGCATTGCCACCTTTCCTCTCCTGGCGACACGGGGCGAG ACTTCGATACAGACGTCTCATCTACACACCTATAGAGGAAGCAGGAGTCCTCTGGTCAAAGCGATCCTTGGGCAACACCGGAATGGACAACTGCTATTGGTTAGCTCGCTGTCAGTCAGACACAACAGCACACAG ACTCCTGCTGACCCAGTGCAAACAGTATCTATCCCAACTCCACCAAATGTACAA ACATCAGCTGATGTTCCGGTCGCCATCCCAGACACCACAGCTGCAGCAGTTGTTGACCCATCCCCTGTCATCGCCCAGCCAATCACTGAGCAGCTGGCTGAGGTTGCCCCCACGGTCGCGGACGTTCTCCAGGGGGCGGGAGCTGAAGTCCGACTGGCAGAGCTCGGATTGGGCAGCTACACGCCGGTGGGACTGGTCCAGAACCTGCTGGAGTACATGCACATGGACCTGGGGCTGCCCTGGTGGGGGGCCATCGTTTTAG GCACGGTGATCGCTCGCTGTGCCGTGTTCCCGGTCATCGTCAAGGGCCAGAGAGAGGCTGCCAAGCTCAACAACGTGATGCCAGACATGACCAAACTCACCAACCGCATGAATGAGGCCAAGCAGAGTGGAAACAAGTTTGACT TTGCTAAGGCATACTCCGACCTGATGCTCTTCCAGAAGAAGAATGACATCAATCCCCTCAGGGGATTCCTGGTGCCTCTAGTACAG ATGCCCGTGTTTGTGTCCTTCTTCATCGCACTTCGGAAGATGTCCTACCTCCCAGTTCCCAGCCTGACAACCGGTGGGACATTGTGGTTTACCGACCTGACCATGTCTGATCCCTACTACATTCTCCCGATAGCCGTCACGGGCACCATGTTTGCCATCCTGGAG cTAGGGGCAGAGTCTGGTGTGGACAACCCCAACCTCAAAGCCATGAAGACCGTACTGAGAGTCATGCCATTTGTCATCCTGCCTCTCACAATTAACTTCCCCACG GCGGTGTTTACGTACTGGATGACGTCCAACCTGTTCTCGTTGGGCCAGGTGGCCCTGCTGAAGATTCCGGCGGTGCGGGACAAGTTTCGCATCCCCGAGAGGATCGTCCACCCGCCCTCTGCCATGCCCCAACAGGACGGCTTCATCGACAGCATTAagaaag GCTGGAAGAACGCTCAGGTTGCTCAGCaactggaggagagggagaagaggataAAGGGGCACCTGGACATCGCCGCTAAAG GACCACTAAGACAGACATTCACCCACAATCCTTTGCAGCAGACGGCGCCTGCATCAACCTCGTCGAAGTCGGCCGCCGGCAGCAAGCCTGGAAAGAAGCGGCCTTGGGAGGAAACGATAGGCTGA
- the mettl3 gene encoding N6-adenosine-methyltransferase subunit METTL3: protein MSDTWSNIQAHKKQLDSLRERLQRRRKDTTQLAEALGTDATAARSDSPGPTAQCTSKAEEEERPPDPELEQKLLGYLSELSSLPVDSLAITDYLSTAEAPVSHGNIQSLLLKFSAQELIEVHQGFTALDFLNRQRSQAGTSSAATSSSSSSSASTSSSTPSTIVSSVDYTKLCAMRGALSQKTATKRKGDDIVPPKRPPGPAPSSQTPAVVTAHVPGPSDWKAGGGGGGPEKKSRTSKGQTSHLDMEIESLLSQQSTKEQQSKKVSREILELLNTSSAKEQSIVEKFRSRGRAQVQEFCDHGTKEECTRSGDTPHPCTKLHFRRIINKHTDESLGDCSFLNTCFHMDTCKYVHYEIDSPPEMDTGALGPQTAGAELGLHEGDEQSDVGKLFPSQWICCDIRYLDVSILGKFAVVMADPPWDIHMELPYGTLTDDEMRKLNIPALQDDGFLFLWVTGRAMELGRECLSLWGYERVDEIIWVKTNQLQRIIRTGRTGHWLNHGKEHCLVGVKGNPQGFNRGLDCDVIVAEVRSTSHKPDEIYGMIERLSPGTRKIELFGRPHNVQPNWVTLGNQLDGIHLLDPDVVARFKKRYPDGVISKPQNM from the exons ATGTCGGATACATGGAGCAACATCCAGGCGCATAAAAAGCAGCTGGACTCTCTACGAGAGCGATTGCAAAGAAGACGGAAGGATACAACTCAGCTCGCAG AGGCGTTGGGTACTGATGCGACGGCGGCTCGGAGCGACAGTCCGGGACCAACCGCCCAGTGCACCTCGAAGGCCGAGGAAGAGGAGCGACCTCCGGACCCCGAGCTAGAGCAGAAATTGCTGGGTTATCTCTCCGAACTGTCCTCGCTACCAGTGGACTCTCTTGCCATCACCGATTACCTTAGCACG GCCGAGGCACCAGTATCCCATGGCAACATCCAGAGTCTCCTCCTCAAGTTCTCTGCCCAGGAGCTCATCGAGGTGCATCAGGGCTTCACCGCCCTCGATTTCCTCAACCGACAGAGGAGCCAAGCTGGCACCTCCTCCGCCGctacctcctcttcatcctcttcctccgctTCCACCTCTTCCTCAACCCCCTCCACCATCGTCTCCTCTGTGGACTATACCAAGCTGTGCGCCATGCGGGGGGCCCTGTCTCAAAAGACGGCCACCAAGAGGAAAGGGGACGACATCGTCCCGCCAAAGCGTCCGCCTGGCCCCGCCCCTTCTTCGCAGACGCCGGCGGTGGTGACGGCCCACGTGCCAGGGCCGTCTGATTGGAAGGCGGGGGGCGGAGGGGGCGGTCCAGAGAAGAAGAGCAGGACCAGTAAAGGTCAGACGTCTCACCTGGACATGGAGATCGAGAGCCTTCTCAGCCAGCAGTCCACCAAGGAGCAACAGAGCAAGAAG gTGAGCAGGGAGATCCTGGAGTTGCTCAACACCAGCTCGGCGAAGGAGCAGTCCATCGTTGAGAAGTTTCGCTCACGCGGTCGGGCTCAGGTGCAGGAGTTCTGCGATCACGGAACCAAAGAAGAGTGCACGCGCTCCGGAGACACGCCGCATCCCTGCACCAAGCTGCACTTtag GCGgatcattaacaaacacacggACGAGAGCCTGGGCGACTGCTCCTTCCTGAACACGTGCTTCCACATGGACACGTGTAAGTACGTCCACTACGAGATCGACAGCCCGCCCGAGATGGACACGGGGGCCCTGGGCCCGCAGACGGCCGGAGCAGAGCTAGGGCTGCACGAAGGAGACGAGCAGAGCGACGTGGGCAAGCTCTTCCCCTCACAG tgGATCTGCTGTGATATCCGCTACCTGGACGTGTCCATCTTGGGCAAGTTTGCCGTGGTGATGGCCGACCCTCCATGGGACATCCACATGGAGCTTCCGTACGGAACCCTGACCGACGACGAGATGAGGAAGCTCAACATTCCCGCCCTCCAGGACGACGGATTTCTCTTCCTGTGGGTCACAGGCAG agccATGGAGTTGGGCAGAGAGTGCCTCAGTCTATGGGG CTATGAGCGAGTCGATGAGATCATCTGGGTGAAGACCAATCAGCTGCAAAGAATCATTCGCACAGGAAGGACGGGGCACTGGCTCAACCACGGCAAAGAGCACTGTCTG gtGGGTGTCAAAGGAAACCCTCAGGGATTCAACCGGGGATTAGACTGTGATGTCATCGTGGCAGAG GTGCGCTCCACCAGTCATAAACCTGATGAGATCTACGGGATGATAGAGCGGCTTTCGCCAGGAACCAGAAAAATAGAGCTCTTCGGAAGACCTCACAATGTACAGCCTAACTG GGTAACACTTGGCAACCAGCTGGATGGTATTCATTTGCTTGACCCGGATGTTGTGGCTCGGTTCAAGAAGCGCTATCCCGACGGAGTCATCTCCAAACCTCAAAACATGTAG